A section of the Subtercola frigoramans genome encodes:
- a CDS encoding FAD:protein FMN transferase has product MPTAHAEWELWSTGASVVVTDPELLEQAIAIVHEVTGLVDDACSRFRTDSELLLLAPKLAAGADVSETLAALVAAALDAAEQTGGAVDPTLGYDLIALGYDRDIDLVRARDLARELDARGDDAPIALPALPPVTPVITTVTTVRTPGYKRITLTGTHLTVPPDLLLDLGATAKAVAADQAAARIADELGCGALVCLGGDIATAGTAPDGGWQIDVQDLPDDPRQQVTLSGGFGMATSSTQKRRWATASGQAHHILDPRLGLPVVAVWRSVTVVAESCLAANAVSTAAVVKGQGAIEWLTGIHADARLIDLAGRTITTGSWPTADDDEQATTQEELVNHG; this is encoded by the coding sequence CGAGGTCACCGGCCTCGTCGACGACGCCTGCAGCCGGTTCCGTACCGACTCCGAGCTCTTGCTTCTCGCCCCGAAATTGGCCGCTGGCGCCGACGTCAGCGAAACCCTCGCAGCGCTCGTCGCCGCGGCGCTCGACGCAGCCGAGCAGACCGGCGGAGCCGTCGACCCGACACTCGGTTACGACCTCATCGCGCTCGGCTACGACCGCGACATCGACCTCGTACGCGCACGCGACCTCGCCCGTGAGCTGGATGCCCGCGGCGACGATGCCCCCATCGCTCTACCCGCGCTGCCACCCGTCACCCCGGTCATCACGACTGTAACGACCGTGCGCACGCCCGGCTACAAGCGGATCACCCTCACCGGCACCCACCTCACCGTACCGCCAGACCTCCTGCTTGACCTCGGCGCAACAGCGAAAGCCGTCGCCGCCGACCAGGCGGCCGCCCGCATCGCCGACGAACTCGGTTGCGGCGCCCTGGTCTGCCTCGGCGGCGACATCGCCACCGCGGGCACTGCTCCCGACGGCGGCTGGCAGATCGACGTGCAGGATCTGCCCGACGACCCCCGCCAACAGGTCACCCTCTCAGGCGGTTTCGGCATGGCGACCTCCAGCACGCAGAAGCGTCGCTGGGCCACCGCCAGCGGCCAGGCACACCACATTCTCGACCCTCGGCTCGGGCTCCCCGTTGTCGCCGTGTGGCGCAGCGTGACGGTGGTTGCCGAAAGCTGCCTGGCAGCAAACGCGGTGAGCACGGCTGCGGTCGTGAAGGGCCAGGGTGCGATCGAGTGGCTCACGGGCATCCATGCCGATGCGCGGCTCATCGACCTGGCCGGGCGCACCATCACGACCGGCTCGTGGCCCACCGCAGACGACGATGAACAGGCCACCACACAAGAAGAACTGGTGAACCATGGATGA